From one Rhodothermales bacterium genomic stretch:
- a CDS encoding T9SS type A sorting domain-containing protein: MNAHPSFASRLPLVVLFAAASALLPATRVLAQIETRLLPPAANEFEDFGTAISLDGDRLLIGARGNDLKAPNAGIAYLFERQTDGAWVQTATLSASDGGQLDLFGAGVSLDGDRALVGAIFDVVNGYQSGSAYLLEQQADGSWLEAAKLAPVDGSIVQSFGSSVALDGDRALIAADFTNLDNGALERAGAAYVFERQDDGSWIQTAMLTADEPEAWDFFGRSVALEGNRALIGVVGDSNAIGVEQGSAYVFERQATGAWTVAAYLVPGDPASGANFGASVSLDGDRVLIGSNSEQASVYERRSDGTWVEAPLLVLDPANPYQTFTYAVSLSGDRALVGGAGNDESPVLTRWVHLFERRPDGTWPLVARIGASEPQDADEYGRPVAIEGDLAVVAAPRRDEVARGAGAVYVYDLASRSRIASVSLIDADTELPVPGLEAIDADTTLNLNLLPKYLNLRANPVGNVESVRFAWTAADTIHTENRTPYALFGDLKGDYTRAEIEAGSHILLATPYGLNDATGMAGDTLQITLNFVRDTPGLLITKLAFIDVPLNEVIYPYVVQDGDVFDYRYWPPPNFSIRADVQGPVESVRFSIPELNYDHLEEMPPYALFGDINGQYIEGNYATGDLTWFLFGHFTLTVTAYAQPHGEGEAGEPYVVHLLGKVTIEPPDRIAGDDPPALQREAATIPDRTTLESAYPNPFNPTTTLRFGLPEALNVRLAVYDLLGREVERIVDGVLDAGWHEAVFDAGDLPSGLYLVRFETPTARFTRRILLLK; the protein is encoded by the coding sequence ATGAACGCCCATCCTTCCTTCGCATCCCGACTGCCGCTCGTCGTGCTCTTCGCCGCCGCATCGGCTCTTCTGCCTGCTACCCGCGTCCTGGCGCAGATCGAAACCAGGCTGCTTCCGCCGGCCGCAAACGAATTCGAGGATTTTGGGACCGCCATCTCGCTCGACGGCGACCGGCTCCTGATCGGCGCGCGTGGCAACGACCTGAAGGCTCCGAACGCCGGCATCGCCTACCTCTTCGAGCGGCAGACCGACGGCGCCTGGGTGCAAACCGCGACGCTGAGCGCCAGCGACGGGGGACAGCTGGATCTCTTCGGCGCCGGCGTTTCGCTCGACGGCGACCGCGCGCTGGTGGGAGCCATCTTCGACGTGGTGAACGGCTATCAGTCCGGCTCCGCGTACCTCCTCGAACAACAGGCCGACGGCTCCTGGCTCGAAGCGGCAAAACTGGCGCCGGTCGACGGCTCCATCGTGCAGAGCTTCGGCTCATCCGTCGCGCTGGACGGCGACCGCGCGTTGATCGCGGCCGACTTTACCAATCTGGACAACGGCGCCCTCGAACGCGCCGGCGCCGCCTATGTATTCGAGCGGCAGGACGACGGGAGCTGGATCCAGACCGCCATGCTGACCGCGGACGAGCCGGAGGCCTGGGACTTCTTCGGCCGCTCGGTAGCTCTCGAAGGGAATCGCGCGCTCATCGGGGTCGTCGGCGACAGCAACGCGATCGGCGTCGAACAGGGGTCGGCCTATGTTTTTGAGCGGCAGGCCACCGGCGCATGGACCGTGGCCGCGTACCTGGTTCCGGGCGACCCGGCGTCGGGAGCCAACTTCGGCGCCTCGGTATCGCTCGACGGCGATCGGGTGCTCATCGGATCCAATTCCGAACAGGCCTCCGTGTACGAACGACGGAGCGACGGCACCTGGGTCGAGGCGCCGCTCCTCGTCCTCGATCCCGCAAATCCCTACCAGACGTTCACCTATGCCGTCTCGTTGAGCGGGGACCGGGCGCTGGTGGGCGGCGCGGGCAACGACGAAAGTCCGGTCCTCACGCGATGGGTGCATCTCTTCGAACGCCGGCCCGACGGCACCTGGCCGCTCGTCGCGCGGATCGGCGCCAGCGAGCCCCAGGACGCCGACGAGTACGGCCGGCCGGTGGCGATCGAGGGCGACCTCGCCGTGGTCGCGGCGCCGCGCCGGGATGAGGTGGCCCGGGGCGCCGGCGCGGTGTACGTCTATGACCTGGCGTCCCGGTCGCGCATCGCCAGCGTCTCGCTCATCGATGCCGACACCGAACTGCCCGTGCCGGGGCTCGAGGCCATCGACGCCGACACCACGCTCAACCTGAACCTGCTCCCGAAATACCTGAATCTGCGGGCCAACCCGGTGGGCAACGTGGAGAGCGTGCGTTTCGCGTGGACGGCGGCGGACACCATCCACACGGAAAATCGCACGCCCTACGCGCTCTTCGGAGATCTCAAGGGCGATTATACGCGGGCCGAAATCGAAGCCGGCAGCCATATCCTGCTCGCCACGCCTTACGGGCTGAACGACGCGACCGGGATGGCCGGCGACACCCTCCAGATCACGCTCAATTTCGTCCGCGACACACCCGGCTTGCTGATCACGAAACTGGCTTTCATCGACGTCCCGTTAAATGAAGTCATCTACCCTTACGTCGTGCAGGACGGCGACGTGTTCGACTACAGATACTGGCCCCCACCCAATTTCAGCATCCGCGCCGATGTACAGGGACCGGTCGAGAGCGTGCGGTTCAGTATTCCGGAACTGAACTACGACCATCTCGAGGAAATGCCCCCCTATGCGCTGTTCGGGGACATCAACGGCCAGTATATCGAGGGAAACTATGCGACGGGGGACCTCACCTGGTTCCTGTTCGGGCACTTCACGCTCACGGTGACCGCCTACGCACAGCCCCATGGCGAAGGCGAAGCCGGCGAGCCCTACGTGGTGCACCTGCTGGGCAAGGTGACCATCGAACCGCCCGATCGCATCGCCGGCGATGACCCCCCGGCGCTTCAACGGGAAGCCGCGACGATCCCGGACCGGACCACGCTCGAAAGCGCGTACCCCAATCCCTTCAACCCCACGACGACGCTCCGCTTCGGACTGCCCGAAGCCCTGAACGTGCGGCTCGCCGTGTACGACCTGCTCGGCAGGGAAGTCGAGCGCATCGTGGACGGCGTGCTGGACGCCGGCTGGCACGAAGCGGTGTTCGACGCCGGCGACCTGCCGAGCGGCCTGTACCTGGTCCGGTTCGAGACCCCTACGGCGCGCTTCACCCGGCGCATCCTGCTCCTCAAATAA
- a CDS encoding phage tail protein, with the protein MAVLRERPYPGINFLVDLGDGNAKSLQAGVSEVVFPDARLHTLAFRSGNQPTKDVRHLVTTTRYGTLILRRHAIGALDWYAWWNALRDGEPDATRNITISLLNESRSDVVLVWKFQGAMPVNYTFSPLDALGTEPLMESLEIAFERFEMA; encoded by the coding sequence ATGGCCGTATTACGCGAACGCCCGTATCCGGGCATCAACTTTCTGGTAGACCTCGGAGACGGCAACGCCAAAAGCCTGCAAGCCGGCGTGTCCGAGGTCGTCTTCCCGGATGCCCGGCTCCACACCCTCGCCTTCCGCAGCGGCAACCAGCCGACGAAGGATGTCCGACACCTGGTGACGACCACCCGCTACGGGACGCTCATCCTGCGGCGTCACGCCATCGGCGCGCTCGACTGGTATGCCTGGTGGAACGCCCTGCGCGATGGGGAGCCCGACGCCACCCGCAATATCACGATCTCGCTTCTGAACGAGTCGCGTTCGGACGTCGTGCTCGTATGGAAATTCCAGGGGGCGATGCCGGTGAACTATACCTTCTCCCCGCTGGATGCACTGGGGACGGAGCCGCTCATGGAAAGTCTGGAGATCGCCTTTGAGCGTTTCGAGATGGCGTGA
- a CDS encoding CARDB domain-containing protein: MLWCAVGAGVETVWAQTDETPPALVGTPSVTPSQIDLSGGNVEVTISFQATDAGAGVQLANGYFVSPDGETFIASFQAANTAGTPLDGTWTATTVVLANSPAGTYALHIEMLDFGFNLASVDTDVTLTVTGGDPEPPVVQGIPTLSPQTLDLEAGDQTVSVVASLADNLSGLNSVTFTLATSEGIGVSAVNAALAAGTTLDGTWQGDIPVSAALVALFAPEGNLYLQITVTDVAGNYAQIDTGVELEILRSRAPITFQLDTARLEAVGLFTPFELFEASAGMRLFVDLLSGPDAGVHELSLFPDGYWKTTVPVNQNQELTYVFAIDPDADGANTGDWVYELDGPDGGRSLTVTTEAMTLPPATFDDTGNDPIDASFQASVTRAFTREDLSPVAFDEPDAVTLMQLQFGTLDRPVLVAMRRYAADAGGAPPSGIVVRSESQYWTIDLVPATAAFSANLTLDPAPLSGISDAGALRLLRRSGQQAPWTVAGQGLDADGLVAAGNLSSFGAFTLGSTTAGNTFQPRRPDAPSNPSPSDGDVRVAVDAELTWAEAAFADVYDLYLWPAAEPEPAQPAIAGLETPRAPTQALLLQRNTPYAWRIVARNLDGETPGPVWTFTTQTLPDLQVQDIQAPDGGFSGQPLDISWVVVNASDVPTEEPVWFDEIAISSDAFFLADVEVLAQAVNGSALSGGERYAASSTIRLPEDAVGTYYLRITANAENLQGESNLDNNAAQVPIEIALTPPPDLQVEALTAPLNAFSEHIVNIGWSITNAGTGTATVAGGWTDALYLSPLAFFNREEAVLLTTHSVTGDLAPGQVYTDTASVALPAGISGTYYLYLAADDADDLFEHNGEDNNVFQSDPITVTLSPPPDMVVVRVSVPETVEAGSTIQVIWDVENQGPGAASEKSWQDNLYLSPAAEWDARTAIALTRVGRFGTIAPDSLYRAEAAVSIPDGLEGLYYLVVETDGGRSIFEHTFETNNRGSAPFQITRPPYPDLAIRQFTAPTSAEAGATIDVRWAVANEGDTGAAPAWNDRLYLSKRALWDSTATPLMSIPAADALDVDGSYTRAYTVQLKTIDAGLHYLHLRTDDAGSLFEFPDDAVNNVRSVPIEIAPYPPVDLAVTSFTAPATGSTGQPIDIRWTIENLGEGAPRHARWDDVLYLSADQRLDPDADLEIARTPRSEGLAPGSSYTRSAAVTLPDGVDGTFYLFVQTDDAGQIADAVPSNNSAVSAAPLTIALSPNADLVPTAIDGPASGISGQPVTISWTVENRGEAAAAGLWSDAVFLSTDKTINAQDVRLGTAASTPPLAAGATYETSLDVTLPIYYSGVNYILVAIDQDDDVFEGLGETNNRAVFELSIDTPPPGDLVVTDIVVPETGTPGEPVTIAWTVQNQGENAVRGQLSDAVYLSTDDTWQLEDPLLGATLRFVDLAPGATLSVRKTVDLSRLYRSDAEGNITGELPGLAPGTYRAIVRVDIRNNIRETDEANNATSSSDRIATDLPVLDLGGSITVSLTTGASRYVRVNVPEDVTTFKVTATSDAANASNEVFVRGGAVPTRTEFDVSTRDPFAGDQDVLVPAGEPGSYFVLLFARQGPEAAQLVTLAAEPVSFELAGIDIPRGGTGGAVTVKMTGAAFGRRLRAALEKDGARYPTFDILRTSAVEAYATFDLSDVPTGRYDVVLEQNASYLTETPGAGEPYEPDDIVLRSVLADAFEVVDAPRVEPEISATAPTILRVGQLFTTDIVVANRGDNDMVSPLLLVGTSPATYTTLHPDETVTGGLKRVLALGEGPFAGILRPGEEHRVSFLAQAPDSSALLELYVVHATPNGMPFDFDRELRAASLDTEAFGLEEATDAMRRELAGSGWSGYERLLTKTASRLAKSGIQETDGSRLLMHAVQSALQSLQTPPFFTQTGSVLSLAPNLPINDLPPFNVMKLGASADCSATRLAQDFATLAGAAAGMASPICEGPTGASHLLSFITGGVEGGKIVYGNDSEVANKVRHHDDAVRSFDEVSTDAILAADHSLTSKIKAEGCEGPILSMLPDEDLDHLGVMVNKPSMYIDDGQVGIPYNDPFNDEEEELGLGKHVPGCDLVTGFGGFQSADGRATNITVRRIPTPAEPGCKPGCTVIYRATIEFEFGDRYDFNENDRGEYDLIARNLQDCGVAKGFDTQVNLEQSFISSFEIPSNPKKCKRPPPPDFDIPFGPPITQILVVVSIDPNDMIGPAGYGDEQWVSVSARLPYTIRFENDPVKATAPAQVVTIEQQLDATLDARSFRLGPFGFGDFTFEPPPNVSAYTDRLDVRDALGVFVDVNAGIDIEQNRAFWVIRSIDPATGGAPSNPLAGFLPVNDSLGAGEGFVSYSVRPDREAVTGDRIDALAQIVFDANAPIETPPIFNTVDAGLPTSAVSGLPFKQDTTAFTVSWTARDDPDASGLRSYALYVSRDGDPFEVYQKDLETTQVIFNADRDHRYRFFTIASDQAGNTEPLKTEADAVVQVNTESVREIPSAFALGQNYPNPFNPSTTIPYALPESGDVELIVYNVLGQRVQRYRMGTQPAGNYTHRVDLSALASGVYFYELRVGDAKDFAFRAVRKLVLVK, from the coding sequence ATGCTCTGGTGCGCAGTAGGTGCCGGCGTCGAGACGGTATGGGCGCAAACGGATGAGACGCCGCCGGCACTGGTCGGAACCCCGAGCGTGACACCCTCCCAGATCGATCTGTCCGGGGGTAACGTCGAGGTAACCATTTCTTTTCAGGCCACGGATGCGGGCGCGGGCGTCCAACTCGCGAACGGCTATTTCGTATCTCCCGACGGCGAAACGTTCATAGCGTCGTTCCAGGCCGCCAACACGGCGGGCACCCCGCTCGACGGTACCTGGACTGCCACCACGGTGGTTCTAGCGAACTCGCCGGCCGGCACCTATGCGCTGCACATCGAGATGCTCGATTTCGGCTTCAACCTGGCGTCGGTCGATACGGACGTGACCCTGACCGTCACGGGAGGCGACCCCGAACCTCCCGTCGTACAGGGCATTCCCACCCTCTCGCCGCAGACGCTCGACCTGGAAGCCGGGGATCAGACCGTATCCGTCGTGGCATCGTTAGCGGACAACCTGTCGGGACTGAACTCGGTCACGTTCACGCTCGCGACCTCCGAAGGGATCGGCGTGAGCGCCGTCAACGCCGCGCTGGCGGCCGGCACCACGCTGGACGGCACCTGGCAGGGCGACATCCCCGTTAGCGCCGCGCTGGTGGCCCTTTTCGCACCGGAAGGCAACCTGTACCTCCAGATCACGGTGACCGACGTCGCCGGCAATTACGCCCAGATCGACACCGGCGTCGAACTCGAGATCCTCCGCTCCCGAGCGCCCATCACCTTTCAACTGGACACGGCCCGTCTCGAGGCGGTCGGCCTCTTCACGCCCTTCGAGCTTTTCGAGGCGTCGGCCGGCATGCGGCTTTTCGTGGACCTCCTCAGCGGCCCGGATGCCGGCGTGCACGAACTCAGTCTGTTTCCGGATGGGTACTGGAAAACGACCGTTCCGGTCAATCAGAACCAGGAACTGACCTATGTCTTCGCGATCGACCCGGATGCCGACGGCGCCAACACGGGCGACTGGGTGTATGAACTTGACGGTCCCGATGGCGGCCGCAGCCTGACCGTGACGACCGAGGCCATGACCCTGCCGCCGGCTACCTTCGATGACACGGGCAACGATCCGATTGACGCCTCGTTCCAGGCGAGCGTCACCCGAGCGTTCACCCGGGAGGATTTATCGCCGGTCGCCTTCGACGAGCCGGATGCGGTCACGCTGATGCAGCTCCAGTTCGGAACCCTGGACCGGCCGGTCCTGGTCGCCATGCGTCGTTACGCGGCCGACGCCGGCGGCGCCCCCCCTTCGGGCATCGTGGTACGGTCAGAAAGTCAGTACTGGACCATTGACCTCGTGCCGGCCACGGCCGCGTTTTCAGCGAACCTCACGCTCGACCCGGCGCCGCTCAGCGGCATCTCGGATGCCGGCGCGCTCCGGCTGCTCCGGCGCTCCGGGCAGCAGGCGCCGTGGACCGTAGCCGGCCAGGGCCTCGACGCGGACGGGCTCGTTGCGGCCGGCAATCTGTCGTCCTTCGGGGCCTTCACGCTGGGCTCGACCACCGCAGGCAACACCTTCCAGCCCCGCCGGCCCGACGCCCCCTCGAATCCCTCCCCCTCGGATGGCGACGTACGGGTCGCCGTCGATGCCGAGCTTACCTGGGCCGAGGCGGCCTTCGCCGACGTGTATGACCTGTACCTCTGGCCCGCCGCCGAGCCGGAACCCGCGCAACCGGCGATCGCCGGCCTGGAAACACCGCGTGCACCCACACAGGCGTTGCTGCTACAACGCAATACACCGTATGCGTGGCGCATCGTCGCCAGGAACCTGGACGGCGAGACGCCGGGGCCGGTATGGACCTTTACAACCCAGACGCTGCCCGACTTGCAGGTACAGGATATCCAGGCACCGGACGGGGGCTTCAGTGGACAACCCCTCGATATCTCCTGGGTGGTCGTCAATGCCAGCGATGTGCCCACCGAAGAACCCGTCTGGTTCGACGAGATCGCGATATCGAGCGATGCGTTCTTTCTGGCGGATGTCGAAGTGCTCGCTCAGGCCGTAAACGGGAGCGCGTTGTCCGGTGGCGAGCGCTACGCCGCATCCTCCACCATCAGGCTGCCGGAGGATGCCGTCGGGACCTACTACCTGCGGATTACCGCGAATGCCGAAAACCTGCAAGGCGAATCGAATCTGGACAACAACGCGGCGCAGGTCCCCATCGAAATCGCGCTGACGCCTCCGCCCGACTTGCAGGTCGAAGCGCTCACCGCTCCGCTCAATGCGTTCTCCGAACACATCGTCAACATAGGCTGGTCGATCACGAACGCCGGTACGGGCACCGCCACCGTGGCCGGTGGCTGGACCGACGCCCTGTACCTCTCCCCCCTGGCCTTCTTCAACCGGGAAGAGGCCGTGTTGCTCACTACGCATTCCGTGACCGGCGACCTCGCCCCCGGACAGGTCTATACGGATACGGCGTCCGTCGCCCTGCCGGCGGGCATCTCGGGCACCTACTACCTTTACCTGGCGGCAGACGATGCAGACGATCTCTTCGAACACAACGGAGAGGACAACAACGTATTCCAGAGCGATCCGATTACCGTCACCCTCTCGCCCCCACCGGACATGGTGGTCGTGCGTGTTTCGGTGCCCGAAACGGTCGAGGCCGGCAGCACCATCCAGGTAATATGGGACGTAGAAAACCAGGGGCCCGGTGCGGCGAGCGAAAAAAGCTGGCAGGATAACCTCTATCTCTCGCCGGCGGCGGAATGGGATGCGCGTACCGCGATCGCGTTGACGCGCGTCGGTCGGTTTGGCACGATAGCGCCTGACAGCCTTTACAGGGCCGAGGCGGCGGTGAGCATTCCCGACGGCCTCGAAGGCCTGTATTATCTCGTGGTAGAGACGGACGGGGGGCGATCGATCTTCGAACACACCTTCGAAACCAACAATCGCGGCAGCGCGCCGTTTCAAATCACGCGGCCGCCCTATCCCGACCTCGCCATCCGTCAGTTCACCGCACCGACGTCGGCCGAAGCGGGTGCCACGATCGACGTGCGCTGGGCGGTGGCAAATGAGGGTGACACCGGGGCCGCTCCCGCCTGGAACGATCGGCTCTATCTATCGAAAAGAGCCCTCTGGGACTCGACCGCCACGCCGCTTATGTCAATACCTGCGGCGGATGCACTGGATGTGGATGGTTCCTATACCCGCGCGTACACGGTTCAGCTGAAAACCATCGATGCCGGCCTGCATTATCTCCACCTCCGCACCGACGATGCGGGCAGCCTGTTCGAATTCCCCGACGACGCCGTTAACAACGTGCGTTCCGTGCCCATCGAGATCGCGCCCTACCCACCGGTCGACCTGGCCGTGACGTCCTTCACGGCGCCGGCAACGGGCAGCACGGGCCAGCCCATCGATATCCGCTGGACGATCGAGAACCTCGGCGAAGGTGCACCCCGACATGCCCGGTGGGACGACGTCCTGTATCTTTCCGCGGACCAGCGCCTCGATCCAGACGCCGACCTGGAAATAGCCCGGACACCACGCTCCGAAGGACTCGCCCCGGGGAGCAGCTACACCCGCTCCGCCGCCGTCACCCTCCCCGATGGCGTCGACGGCACCTTCTACCTGTTTGTGCAGACCGATGACGCCGGCCAGATCGCCGACGCCGTTCCCTCCAACAATTCCGCCGTCAGCGCTGCGCCGTTGACCATTGCGCTATCGCCGAACGCCGACCTCGTGCCGACGGCGATCGACGGGCCGGCATCCGGCATAAGCGGCCAGCCGGTGACGATCTCGTGGACTGTTGAGAACCGCGGCGAAGCCGCAGCAGCCGGCCTCTGGAGCGATGCCGTCTTTCTCTCTACCGACAAGACGATCAACGCGCAGGACGTCCGGCTCGGCACCGCGGCCTCGACGCCGCCGCTCGCTGCCGGTGCGACCTACGAGACCAGCCTCGACGTCACACTGCCCATCTATTATTCCGGCGTAAACTACATCCTCGTCGCCATCGACCAGGATGACGACGTGTTCGAAGGCCTTGGGGAAACCAACAACAGGGCGGTATTCGAGCTTTCGATCGATACGCCGCCTCCGGGCGACCTGGTCGTGACCGACATCGTCGTCCCGGAGACCGGCACGCCGGGCGAACCCGTAACCATCGCATGGACCGTCCAGAATCAGGGTGAAAACGCCGTACGAGGCCAGCTCAGCGACGCCGTGTATCTCTCGACCGACGACACGTGGCAGCTTGAAGACCCCCTCCTCGGCGCGACACTCCGCTTCGTCGACCTGGCCCCGGGGGCTACGTTATCTGTCCGTAAAACCGTCGATCTGAGCCGGCTGTACCGCAGCGATGCCGAAGGGAACATCACCGGCGAACTACCCGGCCTCGCGCCGGGGACTTATCGCGCCATCGTGCGGGTCGACATCCGAAACAACATCCGCGAAACCGACGAGGCCAACAATGCCACTTCCTCGTCGGATCGCATCGCGACCGACCTCCCGGTGCTCGACCTCGGCGGCTCCATCACGGTGTCGCTGACGACGGGCGCTTCACGGTACGTGCGTGTCAACGTCCCGGAAGACGTGACGACCTTTAAAGTGACCGCGACCAGCGACGCGGCCAACGCCAGCAATGAGGTGTTTGTGCGCGGCGGAGCGGTGCCGACGCGTACCGAGTTCGACGTGAGCACGCGCGACCCCTTCGCGGGCGACCAGGACGTCCTGGTGCCCGCCGGCGAGCCCGGCTCCTATTTCGTCCTGCTATTCGCCCGCCAGGGCCCCGAGGCGGCACAGCTAGTGACCCTCGCTGCCGAACCGGTTAGTTTCGAGTTGGCCGGAATCGACATCCCGCGCGGCGGCACGGGCGGAGCGGTTACCGTCAAAATGACCGGTGCGGCGTTCGGCCGGCGGTTGCGCGCGGCGCTGGAGAAGGATGGGGCCCGGTATCCAACCTTCGACATCCTCCGAACGAGCGCCGTCGAGGCCTACGCCACGTTCGACCTCAGCGACGTGCCGACGGGACGTTACGATGTCGTGCTCGAACAGAACGCATCGTACCTCACCGAAACCCCCGGCGCCGGCGAGCCCTACGAGCCCGACGATATCGTTCTCCGTTCGGTGCTTGCAGACGCCTTCGAGGTCGTCGATGCGCCGCGCGTCGAGCCGGAAATCAGCGCGACCGCCCCCACGATCCTCCGCGTCGGGCAGCTGTTCACGACGGATATCGTCGTGGCCAATCGCGGAGATAACGACATGGTGAGCCCGCTCCTGCTGGTAGGTACGAGCCCCGCCACGTACACCACCCTGCACCCCGACGAGACCGTGACGGGCGGGCTCAAGCGGGTCCTGGCACTGGGGGAGGGTCCCTTCGCCGGCATCCTTCGGCCGGGTGAAGAGCACCGCGTGTCGTTCCTCGCGCAGGCGCCGGATTCGAGCGCCTTGCTCGAACTCTACGTCGTCCATGCCACACCGAACGGTATGCCGTTCGATTTCGACCGCGAGCTGCGCGCCGCGTCGCTCGACACCGAGGCGTTCGGCCTCGAAGAAGCAACCGACGCCATGCGCAGAGAACTGGCCGGCTCCGGCTGGAGCGGCTACGAAAGGCTGCTGACGAAGACGGCTTCCCGACTGGCCAAAAGCGGCATCCAGGAGACCGACGGTAGCCGGCTGCTCATGCATGCCGTGCAGTCGGCTCTGCAGTCGCTTCAGACCCCGCCGTTCTTTACCCAGACGGGATCGGTGTTGTCCCTCGCCCCCAACCTGCCGATCAATGATTTGCCCCCGTTCAATGTCATGAAGCTGGGCGCATCGGCCGACTGCTCCGCGACCCGGCTCGCGCAGGACTTCGCCACCCTGGCCGGCGCGGCGGCCGGCATGGCCTCGCCCATCTGTGAAGGACCTACCGGCGCCAGCCATCTCCTGTCGTTTATCACAGGGGGCGTCGAAGGCGGCAAGATCGTCTACGGCAACGATTCCGAGGTGGCGAACAAGGTTCGCCATCACGACGATGCCGTCCGGAGTTTCGATGAGGTGAGTACCGACGCCATTCTTGCCGCCGATCATTCGCTGACGTCAAAGATCAAGGCAGAAGGCTGCGAAGGCCCCATCCTTTCCATGCTGCCCGATGAAGATCTCGACCACCTGGGCGTCATGGTGAACAAACCGTCCATGTACATTGACGATGGCCAGGTCGGGATCCCCTACAATGACCCCTTTAACGACGAAGAGGAAGAACTCGGCCTCGGAAAGCATGTGCCGGGATGCGATCTCGTGACCGGATTTGGCGGGTTTCAATCCGCCGATGGCCGCGCCACCAACATCACCGTACGGCGCATTCCGACACCGGCCGAGCCCGGGTGCAAGCCGGGGTGTACGGTGATCTACAGGGCCACTATCGAGTTCGAATTCGGCGACCGCTACGATTTTAATGAGAACGACCGGGGGGAGTACGATCTGATCGCCCGCAATCTGCAGGACTGCGGCGTCGCCAAAGGGTTCGATACGCAGGTCAACCTGGAACAGAGCTTCATCAGTTCGTTCGAAATTCCATCCAACCCCAAAAAGTGCAAGCGTCCGCCGCCGCCGGACTTTGACATCCCGTTCGGGCCGCCGATCACTCAGATCCTGGTCGTCGTGTCGATCGACCCGAACGATATGATCGGGCCGGCAGGCTATGGCGACGAGCAGTGGGTGTCGGTCTCGGCGCGGCTGCCCTACACAATTCGTTTTGAGAACGATCCCGTCAAAGCGACGGCGCCGGCCCAGGTGGTGACCATCGAACAGCAGCTCGACGCGACGCTGGACGCACGCTCGTTCCGGCTCGGGCCCTTCGGCTTTGGCGATTTCACCTTCGAACCGCCCCCCAACGTCTCCGCCTATACCGACCGGCTCGATGTACGCGACGCCCTCGGCGTATTCGTCGACGTCAATGCGGGCATCGATATCGAGCAGAACCGCGCCTTCTGGGTGATCCGGTCGATCGACCCGGCGACCGGTGGGGCGCCCTCCAACCCGCTGGCCGGTTTTCTCCCCGTCAACGATTCGCTGGGGGCCGGCGAGGGCTTCGTGAGCTACTCCGTGCGCCCGGACCGTGAGGCCGTCACCGGCGACCGCATCGACGCGCTGGCACAGATCGTCTTCGATGCCAACGCGCCCATCGAAACGCCTCCGATCTTTAATACGGTCGATGCCGGACTGCCGACGAGCGCCGTATCCGGACTGCCCTTCAAGCAGGATACCACGGCGTTTACCGTCAGCTGGACCGCCCGGGACGACCCGGACGCCTCCGGTCTGCGGAGCTATGCGCTGTACGTTTCGCGCGACGGCGACCCGTTCGAGGTCTACCAGAAAGACCTCGAAACCACCCAGGTGATTTTCAACGCCGACCGGGACCACCGGTATCGGTTCTTCACCATCGCCTCGGATCAAGCCGGCAACACCGAGCCCCTGAAAACGGAGGCCGACGCCGTAGTTCAGGTCAATACGGAAAGCGTCCGCGAAATACCGTCGGCCTTCGCACTCGGCCAGAATTATCCGAATCCGTTCAATCCGAGCACGACGATCCCGTACGCACTGCCCGAGTCCGGCGATGTCGAGCTGATCGTGTACAACGTGCTGGGGCAGCGGGTGCAGCGCTACAGGATGGGCACCCAGCCGGCCGGAAACTACACGCACCGGGTCGACCTGTCCGCCCTGGCAAGCGGTGTGTACTTTTACGAATTACGGGTCGGCGATGCGAAAGACTTCGCGTTTCGCGCCGTAAGGAAACTGGTGCTGGTCAAATGA